In a single window of the Armatimonadota bacterium genome:
- the rlmD gene encoding 23S rRNA (uracil(1939)-C(5))-methyltransferase RlmD, whose product MRGPRGAVRRRDAPARRRAEESRRPRAGQQLTVTFRAMDPEGPATAPVGNHLVAVPFAIPGEEAVVRIVRGGDPARGRIAALLRKSPQAATPRCRHFGLCGGCQWQHLSDDAQRHYKVQLVRDVLARLLEGTAAEVLPAVGGGVWRYRNRLQAVFAVRRDRVVAGYHGGGEDRRVINIRECPIQQAGNVAALEAVREVVSRLRLPIYDHVAGGGLMRGVIVQGALATGETMIVLSATDDLPDRMEVVRAIREAVPGVTSLYLSVQPRHSAEPLGRVTLLWGRPYIEDEIAGLRLRLYPEPSLPPNPGAIPVWLEAIAAALAVRSGDTVLDVACEDGLVPLWLASRAARVVGIAPTREAMHRAWEHAQINGVHNCVFYTRAPERVTEKLRARGERFDAAVVTSRRRPTSPEVFAALGGTGVRRLAVAGTSLRLLERDLWTARAAGFAVTGIQPVDLLPQTSRVHCVVALRRAG is encoded by the coding sequence ATGAGGGGACCCCGCGGCGCCGTCCGGCGCCGGGACGCTCCGGCCCGCCGGAGAGCCGAGGAGAGCCGCAGGCCCCGGGCGGGCCAGCAGCTGACGGTGACCTTCCGCGCCATGGATCCGGAGGGACCGGCGACGGCCCCCGTCGGGAACCACCTCGTGGCGGTGCCCTTTGCCATCCCCGGTGAAGAGGCGGTGGTGCGCATCGTGCGCGGGGGGGATCCCGCCCGGGGGCGGATTGCGGCGTTGCTCCGCAAGTCGCCGCAGGCCGCCACGCCCCGCTGCCGTCACTTCGGCCTCTGCGGGGGATGCCAGTGGCAGCACCTGTCGGACGACGCCCAGCGGCACTACAAGGTCCAGCTCGTGCGAGATGTCCTGGCCCGGCTGCTGGAGGGGACGGCGGCGGAGGTCCTCCCCGCCGTGGGCGGCGGCGTGTGGAGATACCGGAACAGGCTGCAGGCGGTCTTCGCCGTGCGCCGGGATCGGGTGGTCGCCGGCTATCACGGGGGCGGCGAAGACCGGCGGGTGATCAACATCCGCGAGTGCCCGATCCAGCAGGCCGGCAACGTCGCCGCGCTCGAGGCCGTGCGCGAGGTGGTCAGCCGGCTCCGGCTGCCGATCTACGACCACGTGGCGGGAGGGGGCCTGATGCGCGGAGTCATCGTCCAGGGCGCCCTGGCCACGGGAGAGACGATGATCGTGCTGTCCGCGACCGACGACCTGCCCGACCGGATGGAGGTGGTCCGCGCCATCCGCGAGGCCGTGCCCGGTGTGACCAGCCTGTATCTCTCGGTGCAACCCCGGCACAGCGCGGAGCCGCTGGGCCGGGTCACGCTGCTGTGGGGTCGGCCCTACATCGAGGACGAAATCGCCGGGCTGCGCCTGCGGCTGTACCCGGAACCCTCCCTGCCGCCCAACCCCGGGGCGATACCGGTGTGGCTGGAGGCGATCGCCGCGGCGCTGGCCGTCCGGAGCGGCGACACCGTGCTGGACGTGGCCTGCGAAGACGGCCTCGTCCCCCTCTGGCTGGCCTCGCGCGCCGCCCGGGTGGTGGGCATTGCTCCGACCCGGGAGGCGATGCACCGCGCCTGGGAACACGCGCAGATCAACGGGGTCCACAACTGTGTCTTCTACACCCGCGCGCCGGAGCGGGTGACGGAGAAGCTCCGCGCCCGCGGGGAGCGGTTCGATGCCGCCGTCGTGACCTCGCGGCGCCGGCCCACCAGCCCCGAGGTGTTTGCCGCCCTGGGCGGAACGGGCGTCCGACGGCTGGCCGTGGCCGGGACCTCCCTGCGCCTGCTGGAACGGGACCTGTGGACCGCCCGAGCCGCGGGATTCGCGGTCACCGGGATCCAGCCGGTGGATCTGCTGCCCCAGACCAGCCGGGTGCACTGCGTCGTGGCCCTGCGGCGCGCCGGGTAG
- the gatB gene encoding Asp-tRNA(Asn)/Glu-tRNA(Gln) amidotransferase subunit GatB: MSARPAVELETVIGLEIHVQLLTQSKMFCACPTTFGAPPNTQVCPVCLGLPGALPVLNGRAVELGVRTAVALNCTVHPESRFHRKNYYYPDLPKNYQITQYQYLVHPPLASGGWMEIAAEGGRRRVGIRRVHLEEDTGRLVHPAHGRYSLVDYNRSGVPLMEIVTDPDLHTPTEARRFLAALRALLQAIGVSSGRMEEGSLRVDANISLRRPGEALGTRTEVKNMNSLRSVERALLYEVARQRELLAAGRIVEQETRHWDEDRGVTFASRTKEEAQDYRYFPEPDLVPVVVPRTAAEAVALGVTGITPVEEVRRSLPELPEQRRGRYLRDYGLSAQDADLIVSSAGMAAFFEEVVRRFPQPRTVSHWLVGEITAYLNAQGKELEDLPIGPDHLAELLDLIETGTISGRTAKELLPDMLTTGSRPGELVRSRGLGQISDREALRAVVEEVLREHPAPVADVRAGKARAMAFLVGQVMKKTRGRANPEMVTALLREHLEQQ, translated from the coding sequence GTGAGCGCGCGGCCTGCCGTGGAGCTGGAAACGGTGATCGGCCTGGAGATCCACGTGCAGTTGCTGACGCAGTCCAAGATGTTTTGTGCCTGCCCGACGACCTTCGGCGCCCCACCCAACACCCAGGTCTGCCCGGTCTGCCTGGGACTGCCGGGCGCGCTGCCCGTGCTCAACGGCCGGGCGGTGGAGCTGGGCGTCCGCACCGCCGTGGCCCTGAACTGCACGGTGCACCCCGAAAGCCGGTTCCATCGGAAGAACTACTACTACCCCGACCTCCCGAAGAACTACCAGATCACGCAGTACCAGTACCTGGTCCACCCGCCCCTGGCCTCCGGGGGCTGGATGGAGATCGCCGCAGAAGGAGGGCGCCGCCGCGTCGGGATCCGCCGTGTCCACCTCGAAGAAGACACCGGCCGGCTCGTCCATCCCGCGCACGGTCGGTACTCGCTCGTGGACTACAACCGCTCCGGCGTCCCGCTCATGGAGATCGTCACGGACCCGGACCTGCACACGCCCACAGAGGCCCGCCGCTTTCTCGCCGCCCTCCGGGCCCTGCTGCAGGCCATCGGGGTCAGCTCGGGACGGATGGAAGAGGGCAGTCTGCGCGTGGACGCCAACATCTCTCTGCGGCGGCCCGGCGAGGCGCTGGGGACGCGCACCGAAGTGAAGAACATGAACTCCCTGCGCTCGGTGGAGCGGGCGTTGCTCTACGAGGTCGCCCGCCAGCGCGAGCTGCTGGCCGCCGGGAGGATCGTGGAGCAGGAGACCCGCCACTGGGATGAGGACCGCGGGGTGACCTTCGCCTCCCGGACGAAGGAGGAAGCCCAGGACTACCGCTACTTCCCCGAGCCCGACCTCGTCCCCGTGGTCGTGCCGCGGACCGCCGCTGAGGCCGTGGCGCTGGGGGTGACGGGGATCACGCCCGTCGAGGAGGTCCGGCGCAGCCTCCCCGAGCTTCCTGAGCAGCGCCGGGGACGGTATCTCCGCGACTACGGGCTGTCCGCGCAGGACGCCGACCTGATCGTCTCCAGCGCGGGCATGGCCGCCTTCTTCGAGGAAGTGGTGCGGCGATTTCCCCAGCCCAGGACCGTGAGCCACTGGCTCGTGGGGGAGATCACAGCCTATCTCAACGCGCAGGGGAAGGAGCTCGAGGATCTCCCCATCGGCCCCGATCACCTGGCCGAGCTGCTGGACCTCATCGAGACGGGGACGATCAGCGGTCGGACGGCGAAGGAACTGCTGCCCGACATGCTGACCACCGGCTCGCGGCCGGGGGAGTTGGTGCGATCCCGCGGGTTGGGGCAGATCAGCGATCGGGAGGCGCTCCGGGCCGTGGTGGAGGAGGTCCTGCGCGAACACCCCGCCCCGGTCGCCGACGTGCGGGCGGGCAAGGCCCGGGCGATGGCCTTCCTCGTCGGCCAGGTGATGAAGAAGACCCGGGGACGCGCCAACCCCGAGATGGTCACGGCGCTCCTGCGGGAACACCTGGAACAGCAATGA